The following coding sequences are from one Rathayibacter sp. VKM Ac-2760 window:
- a CDS encoding DNA methyltransferase, with translation MARLSLKAVEERVAPLAGRETYDREFIFELLLTYGKPQGNVTRLRNGSLNVAIDPSTEVAQKNVVYFKETSGDPLEVIEELRTSPTVVRFSTRFVIVTDYVDVVAHDSKTNETIGFPIREIDRHFTFFLPWAGMEKTQYVSESHADVKAAERMGKLFDELLQANPGIFDDERGRHSLNVFFTRLLFCFFAEDTGIFTDNQFTTAVGSQTHSDGLDLAEFLTDLFMALDTEDPADKPKHLAEFPYVNGRLFTLTDNQPVPRFTKQARDELIASGALIWRDINPDIFGSMFQAIVTPGKRSDLGQHYTSVPNILKTIEPLFLEDLKAEINEAQDSERRLSRLLDRIATIKVFDPACGSGNFLVIAYKELRKLEHAILERLAELSSSHQVLWADSRIRIENFYGTEIDDFAVEVAILSLWIAKHQMNREFREKFRVEIPLIPLKEAGQIKAGNATRLDWNEVCANDGETEIYLIGNPPYVGSSMQTAEQKSEFSAVFGRRSFSKNLDYIALWFIKGADYIKDSRAKLAFVTTNSVAQGEHVSLMFPTIFSMGIEIGFAYTSFKWENNARYNAGVTVAVIGLRNTSDKPKFIFTEGLEIAAKNINGYLADAPSIIAGRQMKPISAELPPMAFGSKPTDGGYLVLDPAEKSQLIAAYPDAMGFVKRFVGAADYINDIERYCLWITDREVDIAREIPPIAERLEQLASWRLQSKAPSTVDFAKRPHRFKQLAYKPTDSIIVPSVSSERREYIPVGYLGPEAVISNAAYSVYDAEPWLFALLTSRTHMAWTRAVGGKMKSDFRYSNTIVYNNFPVPPLPEALKEKLTVVALRVLDVREYHCEQTLAELYDPDKMPQDLREAHAAIDVLVDSIYSKRPYETDEQRLSDLFSMYERMTAGEAAKAPAKRTRSTE, from the coding sequence GTGGCGAGACTCAGCCTCAAGGCAGTCGAGGAGCGCGTCGCTCCACTGGCGGGGCGGGAGACGTATGACCGCGAGTTCATCTTCGAGCTGCTGCTCACCTACGGAAAGCCGCAGGGCAACGTCACAAGGCTGCGCAACGGCTCACTGAACGTCGCTATCGACCCCTCCACAGAGGTTGCGCAGAAGAACGTCGTCTACTTCAAGGAGACGAGCGGCGACCCGCTGGAGGTCATCGAAGAACTCAGGACGTCGCCGACCGTCGTCCGGTTCAGCACGCGCTTCGTCATCGTCACGGACTACGTGGACGTGGTCGCCCACGACAGCAAGACGAACGAGACGATTGGCTTCCCGATCCGGGAGATCGACCGGCACTTCACTTTCTTCCTGCCATGGGCCGGCATGGAAAAGACGCAGTATGTCTCCGAGTCCCATGCCGACGTCAAGGCTGCCGAGCGCATGGGTAAGCTCTTCGACGAGCTACTGCAGGCCAACCCGGGCATCTTTGACGACGAGCGCGGCCGCCACTCGCTAAACGTCTTCTTCACGCGCCTTCTGTTTTGTTTTTTCGCCGAGGACACCGGAATCTTCACGGACAACCAGTTCACGACCGCCGTCGGCTCGCAGACGCATTCGGACGGTCTGGACCTGGCGGAGTTCCTGACCGACTTGTTCATGGCCCTCGACACCGAAGACCCGGCCGACAAGCCGAAGCATCTCGCGGAATTCCCCTACGTGAACGGGCGGCTGTTCACGCTCACAGATAACCAGCCAGTGCCCCGTTTCACAAAGCAGGCGCGCGACGAGCTGATCGCCTCGGGCGCGCTCATCTGGCGCGACATCAATCCCGACATTTTCGGCTCAATGTTCCAGGCGATCGTGACGCCGGGCAAGCGCAGCGACCTGGGCCAGCACTACACCTCGGTGCCGAACATCCTCAAAACGATCGAGCCGCTGTTCCTGGAGGATCTAAAAGCGGAGATCAACGAGGCCCAGGACAGCGAGCGGCGGCTCAGCCGTCTGCTGGACCGCATCGCGACGATCAAGGTCTTTGACCCCGCCTGCGGATCGGGCAACTTCCTCGTCATTGCGTACAAGGAGCTGCGGAAGCTCGAGCACGCCATCCTCGAGCGCCTCGCAGAGCTGAGCTCCTCGCATCAAGTGTTGTGGGCTGACTCAAGGATTAGAATCGAGAATTTCTACGGCACCGAGATCGACGACTTCGCCGTCGAAGTTGCAATCCTGTCGCTGTGGATTGCGAAGCACCAGATGAACCGGGAGTTCCGCGAGAAATTTCGTGTGGAGATTCCCCTAATTCCGCTCAAGGAGGCCGGGCAGATCAAGGCGGGCAACGCGACGCGATTGGACTGGAACGAGGTCTGCGCCAACGATGGTGAGACGGAGATCTATCTGATCGGTAATCCTCCCTACGTCGGATCTAGCATGCAGACCGCCGAGCAAAAAAGCGAGTTCTCCGCAGTGTTTGGGCGACGGTCATTTTCAAAGAATCTAGACTACATAGCACTCTGGTTCATAAAGGGTGCCGACTATATTAAAGATTCAAGAGCGAAGCTCGCATTCGTCACTACGAACTCAGTGGCGCAAGGCGAGCATGTTAGCTTGATGTTCCCAACAATCTTCAGCATGGGCATCGAAATTGGATTTGCCTATACCTCATTTAAGTGGGAGAATAACGCCAGGTACAACGCAGGAGTTACAGTTGCAGTAATTGGGCTTCGCAATACGTCTGATAAGCCAAAGTTCATCTTCACAGAGGGCCTTGAAATCGCGGCTAAGAACATCAACGGATACTTGGCCGATGCGCCAAGCATCATCGCCGGTCGTCAGATGAAGCCCATTTCCGCCGAACTCCCTCCGATGGCATTCGGATCCAAGCCGACTGACGGCGGCTACCTCGTGCTCGATCCTGCTGAAAAGAGTCAGCTAATTGCTGCATACCCGGATGCTATGGGGTTTGTGAAGCGCTTTGTCGGGGCAGCTGACTACATCAACGACATCGAACGCTACTGTCTGTGGATCACTGACCGTGAGGTAGACATTGCCCGGGAGATCCCGCCCATTGCGGAAAGGCTAGAACAACTCGCTTCCTGGCGGCTTCAAAGCAAAGCCCCGAGCACAGTAGACTTTGCAAAACGTCCGCACCGCTTCAAGCAACTGGCTTACAAGCCAACCGACTCAATCATCGTTCCAAGCGTCTCCTCGGAGCGACGGGAGTACATCCCGGTTGGCTATCTGGGCCCTGAAGCGGTAATCTCTAATGCTGCTTATTCTGTTTACGACGCCGAGCCATGGCTTTTCGCTCTCCTGACGTCACGTACGCACATGGCGTGGACTCGTGCAGTCGGTGGGAAGATGAAGTCCGACTTCCGTTACTCGAACACGATTGTCTACAACAACTTTCCCGTGCCGCCCCTACCTGAGGCGTTGAAGGAGAAACTGACCGTTGTAGCGCTACGCGTGCTCGACGTGCGCGAGTACCACTGCGAGCAGACGCTGGCCGAGCTCTACGATCCAGACAAGATGCCGCAGGATCTGCGCGAAGCTCACGCGGCGATCGACGTGCTGGTCGACTCAATTTATTCGAAGAGGCCGTACGAGACGGACGAGCAGCGCCTGTCTGACCTGTTCTCGATGTACGAGCGTATGACTGCCGGAGAGGCCGCGAAGGCCCCGGCGAAGAGGACCCGGAGTACTGAATAG
- a CDS encoding DEAD/DEAH box helicase — MNVVDVTYAQTKASVKTDALGMREMQQRVFEQRDAQHLLVKAPPASGKSRALMFVALDKLYNQGRKKAIVAVPERSIGASFASTSLSKFGFWADWEIKDGYNLCDAGSSAGKVDAFINFLGGPEPVLVCTHATLRFAFEKLAPESFNGTVLAIDEFHHVSADTESSRLGALLRDVMNGSDVHIVAMTGSYFRGDSVPVLSPEDEAKFTPVTFNYYDQLNGYEHLRSLGVGHHFYQGRYTDAIDQVLDLDKKTIVHIPNVNSGESTKDKIEEVGHIIDAIGHVESTDPDTGIISVRREDTGEIVRVADLVDDTDQKKRGDTLHYLSHIASKERNGVDIIIALGMAKEGFDWPFAEHALTVGYRASLTEVIQIIGRVTRDSPGKSHAQFTNLIAEPDASQGEVKVSVNNMLKAITASLLMEQVLAPNFNFKTKKFDDDEPAKKGELKIKGFKEPSSDRVKQIVASDLNDLKATILQDDTFARAAAGSIDAETTNKVLIAKIIREKYPDLAEEQVEEVRQQVVVDSVIKNGEVRQVGDKRFIKMAEKFVNIDELNINLIDSVNPFQRAFEVLSKSVTPSVLRLIQDTIMSTKIEFSEEEALALFPKIKTWKQVHGTNPDIRSEDPAEKRLAAALLFLQKLAAERKAEKAATETVVG; from the coding sequence GTGAATGTCGTTGACGTCACCTACGCGCAGACCAAGGCGTCGGTCAAAACGGACGCGCTAGGTATGCGCGAAATGCAGCAGCGCGTGTTCGAGCAACGTGACGCTCAGCACCTGTTGGTGAAGGCTCCGCCGGCGTCGGGCAAGTCTCGAGCGCTGATGTTCGTGGCGCTCGACAAGCTTTACAACCAGGGCCGCAAGAAGGCCATCGTCGCAGTACCGGAGCGATCTATTGGCGCGTCGTTCGCTTCGACCAGCCTTTCGAAGTTCGGCTTCTGGGCTGACTGGGAGATCAAGGACGGGTACAACCTGTGCGATGCGGGGTCGTCGGCCGGCAAGGTCGATGCGTTCATCAACTTCCTCGGGGGGCCTGAGCCGGTGCTGGTGTGCACGCACGCGACGCTGCGCTTCGCGTTTGAGAAGCTGGCACCGGAGTCGTTCAACGGCACGGTGCTGGCGATCGATGAGTTTCACCACGTCTCGGCAGATACGGAATCGTCGCGGTTGGGTGCTTTGCTGCGCGACGTGATGAACGGCTCGGATGTGCACATCGTGGCCATGACGGGATCGTATTTCCGCGGGGACTCGGTGCCTGTGCTGTCGCCCGAGGACGAGGCGAAGTTCACGCCGGTGACATTCAACTACTATGACCAGCTCAACGGCTACGAGCACCTGCGCTCGCTGGGTGTTGGACACCACTTTTATCAGGGGCGTTACACCGACGCGATCGACCAGGTGCTCGACCTCGACAAAAAGACAATCGTGCACATCCCGAATGTGAACTCGGGCGAGTCCACGAAAGACAAAATCGAAGAGGTCGGTCACATCATTGATGCGATCGGTCATGTGGAGTCGACGGATCCGGATACGGGGATCATCAGCGTGCGCCGCGAGGACACGGGCGAGATTGTGCGGGTTGCGGACCTCGTCGACGACACCGATCAGAAGAAGCGCGGCGACACGCTGCACTACCTGTCGCACATCGCGTCGAAGGAGCGCAACGGAGTCGACATCATCATCGCGCTGGGCATGGCCAAGGAGGGCTTTGACTGGCCGTTCGCCGAGCACGCGCTGACGGTCGGCTACCGTGCATCGCTAACCGAGGTGATCCAAATCATCGGGCGTGTGACCCGTGACAGCCCTGGCAAGTCGCACGCGCAGTTCACGAACCTCATTGCCGAGCCGGACGCGTCGCAGGGCGAGGTCAAGGTCTCGGTGAACAACATGCTGAAGGCGATCACAGCCTCGCTTCTCATGGAGCAGGTACTCGCGCCGAATTTCAACTTCAAAACGAAGAAGTTCGATGACGACGAGCCAGCGAAGAAGGGCGAGCTAAAGATCAAGGGCTTCAAGGAGCCTTCCAGCGACCGCGTGAAGCAAATTGTCGCATCGGATCTGAACGACCTGAAGGCGACGATCCTGCAGGATGACACGTTCGCTCGAGCCGCTGCCGGGTCGATCGATGCCGAGACCACCAATAAAGTGCTGATCGCGAAGATCATCCGGGAGAAGTACCCCGACCTCGCCGAGGAGCAGGTGGAGGAGGTGCGCCAGCAGGTCGTCGTGGACTCGGTCATCAAGAATGGCGAGGTGCGCCAGGTCGGCGACAAGCGTTTCATTAAGATGGCCGAGAAATTCGTGAACATCGACGAGCTAAACATCAACCTCATCGACTCGGTGAACCCTTTCCAGCGGGCGTTTGAGGTGCTGTCCAAGTCGGTCACGCCGTCGGTGCTGCGCTTGATCCAGGACACGATTATGTCGACGAAGATCGAATTCTCCGAAGAAGAGGCGCTGGCACTGTTCCCGAAGATCAAGACGTGGAAACAGGTCCACGGCACGAACCCGGACATCCGGTCCGAGGACCCCGCCGAGAAGAGGCTCGCTGCGGCGCTGCTGTTCCTGCAGAAGCTCGCAGCGGAACGCAAGGCGGAGAAGGCCGCGACGGAGACGGTGGTGGGATGA
- a CDS encoding GIY-YIG nuclease family protein yields MSENETIEPETPLSLDDILEDELLVAPEKLKRLTSSDRLERAFLEIVEFRRAEGRLPSSQTRHIAERKLGARLDGFLANEEKAKAVMHLDEFGLLEAPKAPASIDELLEGDDLDELLGDESGILDVSDLPVVRRPESAESVAQRVKAKDFAQFEPLFKVKHSELKDGTFTLKPFTGMDMVREGVFFVLNGVMCFVAEVGEDIDLVVGGKRTQKQRLRVVFENGTESAMYKQSLMTRMYEAQGQVLARTGHDASEILDADIESGHIYVLQSMSTDPLIANIKNLHKIGFSTTSVEQRVKGASTSPTYLMAPVKIVADYRVYNLKASALENLLHRVFADVRLNLTQVDRKGSDYDPSEWFVVPRDAINQAIAMIMSGEITDYVYDRPSERLVRAQP; encoded by the coding sequence ATGAGCGAGAACGAGACCATCGAGCCAGAGACCCCGCTGAGCCTCGACGACATCCTCGAGGACGAGCTGCTGGTCGCGCCGGAGAAGTTGAAGAGGCTCACCTCGTCGGACCGACTGGAGCGCGCCTTCCTCGAGATCGTCGAGTTCAGGCGGGCCGAGGGCCGGCTCCCCAGCTCGCAGACGCGCCACATCGCCGAGCGAAAGCTTGGAGCGCGCCTGGACGGGTTCCTGGCCAACGAGGAGAAGGCCAAAGCGGTAATGCACCTCGACGAGTTCGGGTTACTCGAGGCTCCAAAAGCGCCGGCGTCCATCGACGAGCTGCTGGAGGGCGACGACCTCGACGAGCTGCTGGGCGACGAGTCTGGGATCCTCGACGTGTCGGATCTGCCTGTAGTGAGGCGCCCCGAGTCGGCCGAGTCCGTGGCTCAGCGCGTGAAGGCGAAGGACTTCGCGCAGTTCGAGCCGCTGTTCAAGGTGAAACACTCCGAGCTGAAGGACGGCACCTTCACCCTGAAGCCGTTCACGGGCATGGACATGGTCCGGGAGGGCGTGTTCTTTGTGCTCAACGGCGTGATGTGTTTCGTCGCTGAGGTCGGTGAGGACATCGACCTCGTCGTGGGCGGCAAGCGCACACAGAAGCAGCGGCTGCGCGTCGTGTTCGAGAACGGCACCGAGTCGGCCATGTACAAGCAGAGCCTGATGACACGCATGTACGAGGCGCAGGGGCAGGTCCTAGCACGCACCGGACACGATGCGAGCGAGATCCTCGACGCGGACATCGAGAGCGGCCACATCTACGTTCTGCAGTCGATGAGCACCGACCCTCTGATCGCGAACATCAAGAACCTTCATAAGATCGGCTTCTCGACCACGAGCGTCGAGCAGCGGGTGAAGGGGGCGTCGACGTCTCCGACGTACCTGATGGCCCCGGTCAAGATCGTCGCCGATTACCGGGTGTACAACCTCAAAGCGTCAGCATTGGAAAACCTGCTGCACCGGGTCTTCGCCGACGTTCGCCTCAACCTGACACAGGTCGACCGAAAGGGCAGCGACTACGACCCGTCGGAGTGGTTCGTCGTGCCTCGAGACGCCATCAACCAGGCCATAGCCATGATCATGTCCGGCGAGATCACTGACTACGTCTACGACCGGCCCTCGGAGCGCCTTGTGAGGGCGCAGCCGTGA
- a CDS encoding NYN domain-containing protein, producing MSMPSDLLAVLVDADNVPPSRIGAVLTEVARFGTASVKRVYGDWTTPQLTSWKAAASEHVIQPMEQFAHTRGKNSTDSTLIIDAMDLLYTRRFRGFCIVSSDSDFTRLASRIREEGLTVYGFGERKTPEAFRNACDQFTYLGVLGATVTEAAPPAPTRTPPAKLRSDTKLVAGLRTSVVTASAEDGWANLATVGQLMRKRQPDFDSRNWGYAALSDPGSRHSRGCASASTAKT from the coding sequence ATGAGTATGCCCAGCGATCTGCTCGCTGTTCTCGTTGACGCAGACAACGTGCCGCCCTCGAGGATCGGGGCGGTGCTGACGGAGGTCGCTCGCTTCGGTACGGCATCCGTGAAGCGGGTCTACGGCGACTGGACGACGCCGCAGCTGACCAGTTGGAAGGCGGCCGCGAGCGAGCACGTGATCCAGCCCATGGAGCAGTTCGCCCACACGAGGGGTAAGAACTCCACCGACAGCACACTGATCATCGACGCCATGGACTTGCTCTACACGCGCCGGTTCCGAGGATTCTGCATCGTGTCCTCCGACAGCGACTTCACCCGGCTCGCATCACGCATCCGCGAGGAGGGTCTCACCGTCTACGGGTTCGGAGAACGCAAGACGCCCGAGGCCTTCCGCAACGCCTGCGATCAATTCACCTACCTCGGCGTCCTCGGAGCCACGGTGACGGAGGCCGCTCCCCCAGCTCCCACGCGCACTCCGCCAGCCAAATTACGGAGCGACACCAAGCTCGTTGCAGGCTTGCGGACCAGCGTCGTGACCGCTTCCGCAGAGGACGGCTGGGCGAACCTCGCGACAGTCGGCCAGCTGATGCGCAAACGCCAGCCGGACTTCGACTCACGCAACTGGGGCTACGCGGCGCTCTCAGACCCTGGGTCTCGTCATTCCCGAGGGTGCGCTTCTGCATCCACCGCGAAGACCTGA